The Nocardioides sp. S-1144 genome includes a region encoding these proteins:
- the argG gene encoding argininosuccinate synthase, whose translation MSKVLTSLPVGERVGIAFSGGLDTSVAVAWMRAKGAIPCTYTADIGQYDEPDIAGVPGRALEYGAELARHVDIKPQLVEEGLAALACGAFHIRSGGRTYFNTTPLGRAVTGTILVRAMHDDGVDIWGDGSTFKGNDIERFYRYGLLANPNLRIYKPWLDADFVTELGGRAEMSQWLVENGLPYRDSTEKAYSTDANIWGATHEAKTLEHLDVSLETVEPIMGVKFWDPAVAIDTEDVTIRFERGRPVAVDGQEFDGPEGAVELVHHANAIGGRHGLGMCDQIENRIIEAKSRGIYEAPGMALLWIAYERLLNAIHNEDTIASYHAEGRRLGRLLYEGRWLDPQALMLRESIQRWIASVVTGEVTIRLRRGEDYTVLRTDGPAFSYHPDKLSMERTENAAFGPTDRIGQLTMRNLDIADSRAKLELYADQPHDQGHVVVENGTLFGEIESGGYDRITANPNAARGTGDEALDAAAMELGTD comes from the coding sequence GTGAGCAAGGTCCTGACGTCCCTCCCCGTCGGCGAGCGGGTGGGCATCGCCTTCTCCGGCGGTCTCGACACCTCCGTCGCCGTCGCCTGGATGCGGGCCAAGGGGGCGATCCCGTGCACCTACACCGCCGACATCGGCCAGTACGACGAGCCCGACATCGCCGGCGTCCCCGGCCGCGCGCTCGAGTACGGCGCCGAGCTGGCGCGTCACGTCGACATCAAGCCCCAGCTGGTCGAGGAGGGCCTGGCGGCGCTCGCGTGCGGCGCCTTCCACATCCGCTCCGGCGGCCGCACCTACTTCAACACCACGCCCCTCGGGCGGGCGGTCACCGGCACCATCCTGGTGCGCGCGATGCACGACGACGGCGTCGACATCTGGGGCGACGGCTCGACGTTCAAGGGCAACGACATCGAGCGGTTCTACCGCTACGGGCTGCTCGCCAACCCGAACCTGCGCATCTACAAGCCCTGGCTCGACGCCGACTTCGTCACCGAGCTCGGCGGTCGCGCCGAGATGAGCCAGTGGCTGGTGGAGAACGGCCTGCCCTACCGCGACAGCACCGAGAAGGCGTACTCGACCGACGCCAACATCTGGGGCGCCACGCACGAGGCCAAGACCCTCGAGCACCTCGACGTCTCGCTGGAGACCGTCGAGCCGATCATGGGCGTGAAGTTCTGGGACCCCGCGGTCGCCATCGACACCGAGGACGTGACCATCCGCTTCGAGCGCGGCCGCCCGGTCGCCGTCGACGGCCAGGAGTTCGACGGGCCCGAGGGGGCCGTCGAGCTGGTGCACCACGCCAACGCCATCGGCGGACGGCACGGCCTCGGCATGTGCGACCAGATCGAGAACCGGATCATCGAGGCCAAGTCGCGCGGCATCTACGAGGCGCCGGGCATGGCGCTGCTCTGGATCGCCTACGAGCGCCTGCTCAACGCCATCCACAACGAGGACACGATCGCCAGCTACCACGCGGAGGGACGGCGGCTCGGCCGGCTGCTCTACGAGGGCCGCTGGCTCGACCCGCAGGCCCTGATGCTGCGGGAGTCGATCCAGCGCTGGATCGCCTCGGTCGTGACCGGCGAGGTCACCATCCGGCTGCGGCGCGGCGAGGACTACACGGTCCTGCGCACCGACGGGCCGGCGTTCTCCTACCACCCCGACAAGCTGTCGATGGAGCGCACCGAGAACGCCGCGTTCGGCCCGACCGACCGGATCGGGCAGCTGACGATGCGCAACCTCGACATCGCCGACTCGCGCGCCAAGCTCGAGCTGTACGCCGACCAGCCGCACGACCAGGGCCACGTGGTGGTCGAGAACGGCACCCTGTTCGGCGAGATCGAGAGCGGCGGCTACGACCGGATCACCGCCAACCCGAACGCCGCCCGCGGCACCGGCGACGAGGCGCTCGACGCCGCCGCGATGGAGCTCGGTACCGACTGA
- a CDS encoding arginine repressor → MTAQAQTGSARVPVTKNARHQRIVDLVTHHEVHSQAELAELLGDEGLRVTQATLSRDLVELDALKVRSASGALVYAVPGEGGDRRLQSPGETVAAVARLARLCGELLVSADHSANLVVLRTPPGAAQFLASAFDRAELPDVLGTIAGDDTVLVIGRDPDGGESLARRFLSLAAPTDTHHEPKEHQ, encoded by the coding sequence GTGACCGCCCAGGCGCAGACCGGGAGCGCCCGGGTCCCGGTCACCAAGAACGCCCGCCACCAGCGGATCGTCGACCTCGTCACCCACCACGAGGTGCACTCCCAGGCCGAGCTGGCCGAGCTGCTCGGCGACGAGGGCCTGCGCGTCACCCAGGCGACCCTGTCGCGCGACCTCGTCGAGCTCGACGCGCTCAAGGTCCGCTCGGCGTCCGGGGCGCTGGTCTACGCCGTCCCCGGCGAGGGGGGCGACCGCCGCCTGCAGTCGCCGGGGGAGACCGTCGCCGCGGTGGCCCGCCTGGCCCGGCTCTGCGGCGAGCTGCTGGTCAGCGCCGACCACAGCGCCAACCTCGTCGTCCTGCGAACCCCGCCCGGCGCCGCCCAGTTCCTGGCCTCCGCCTTCGACCGGGCCGAGCTGCCCGACGTCCTCGGCACCATCGCCGGCGACGACACGGTCCTGGTCATCGGCCGCGACCCGGACGGGGGCGAGTCGCTCGCCCGCCGCTTCCTGTCGCTCGCCGCACCCACCGACACGCACCACGAACCCAAGGAGCACCAGTGA
- the argF gene encoding ornithine carbamoyltransferase encodes MTTRHFLRDDDLTPAEQARLLDLAAEMKALPYSRRPLAGPRSVAMIFDKPTLRTQVSFGAGIAELGGNPLLVEGRLAGIGVRESVEDVARVLGRQVAVVVWRTFHQTDLDTMAAHAGVPVVNALTDEFHPCQLIADLLTVREHLGGLAGRTVAFVGDAACNMGSSWLLAGTTAGMHVRVSAPDGYAPEPAVVERACEIAAATGGSAAFVPDPGTAVEGADVVVTDTWISMGKEAEEDARAAVLAPYSLTPDLVARARPGAIVLHCLPAYRGKEIAAEVLDGPQSVVWDEAENRRHAQKAVLAFLLEESR; translated from the coding sequence GTGACGACCCGCCACTTCCTGCGCGACGACGACCTCACGCCCGCCGAGCAGGCGCGGCTGCTCGACCTCGCCGCCGAGATGAAGGCCCTCCCGTACTCGCGGCGGCCGCTGGCCGGCCCGCGCTCGGTCGCGATGATCTTCGACAAGCCGACCCTGCGCACCCAGGTCTCCTTCGGCGCCGGCATCGCCGAGCTGGGCGGCAACCCGCTGCTCGTCGAGGGCCGGCTCGCCGGCATCGGCGTCCGCGAGTCCGTCGAGGACGTCGCGCGCGTGCTCGGGCGCCAGGTGGCGGTCGTCGTCTGGCGCACCTTCCACCAGACCGACCTCGACACGATGGCCGCGCACGCCGGCGTCCCGGTCGTGAACGCGCTCACCGACGAGTTCCACCCCTGCCAGCTCATCGCCGACCTGCTCACCGTGCGCGAGCACCTGGGTGGCCTCGCCGGACGGACCGTCGCCTTCGTCGGCGACGCCGCCTGCAACATGGGCAGCTCCTGGCTGCTGGCCGGGACCACCGCGGGCATGCACGTGCGCGTCTCGGCCCCGGACGGCTACGCCCCGGAGCCGGCGGTGGTCGAGCGGGCCTGCGAGATCGCCGCGGCCACCGGGGGGTCCGCGGCCTTCGTGCCGGACCCCGGCACGGCGGTCGAGGGTGCCGACGTCGTGGTCACCGACACCTGGATCTCGATGGGCAAGGAGGCCGAGGAGGACGCCCGCGCCGCGGTGCTCGCGCCCTACTCGCTGACCCCCGACCTGGTGGCGCGCGCCCGCCCCGGCGCCATCGTGCTGCACTGCCTGCCGGCCTACCGCGGCAAGGAGATCGCCGCCGAGGTGCTCGACGGGCCGCAGAGCGTGGTGTGGGACGAGGCCGAGAACCGGCGCCACGCGCAGAAGGCCGTGCTCGCGTTCCTGCTCGAGGAGTCGCGGTGA
- a CDS encoding acetylornithine transaminase produces the protein MNAFGPPRLTLARGAGAHVWDTDGTEYVDLLGGIAVNALGHGHPALVEAVTAQLSTLGHISNFFASPPQVELAETLLALVTGGAPAPVPGAAPGKVFFTSSGTEAVEAAFKLTRRTGRTHVVAAEGGFHGRTMGALALTSKEAYRTPFEPLPGHVTFVPYGDAEALAAAVTDQTAAVLLEPIQGEAGVVVPPDGYLARAREITTEHGALLWFDEIQTGAGRTGLWFEHHRSGVVPDVVTLAKGLAGGFPIGACLALGASADLIQPGNHGSTFGGNPVACAAALAVLATIEAEGLLERATLLGRRLRDGLGADPRVTEVRGEGLLIGLDLASDVSAEVAAAALAHGFIVNNPTPRRIRLAPPLVLTDDDVTAFLAAWPAILDDATGEGP, from the coding sequence ATGAACGCCTTCGGCCCCCCGCGGCTCACCCTCGCCCGGGGCGCCGGCGCCCACGTGTGGGACACCGACGGCACCGAGTACGTCGACCTGCTCGGCGGCATCGCCGTCAACGCCCTGGGCCACGGCCACCCCGCCCTCGTCGAGGCCGTCACCGCCCAGCTGTCGACCCTCGGCCACATCTCCAACTTCTTCGCCAGCCCCCCGCAGGTCGAGCTGGCCGAGACCCTCCTCGCGCTGGTCACGGGCGGCGCCCCGGCGCCCGTCCCGGGGGCGGCCCCCGGCAAGGTCTTCTTCACCAGCTCCGGCACCGAGGCGGTCGAGGCGGCGTTCAAGCTCACCCGGCGCACCGGCCGCACCCACGTGGTCGCCGCCGAGGGCGGGTTCCACGGCCGCACCATGGGAGCGCTGGCGCTGACCTCCAAGGAGGCCTACCGGACGCCGTTCGAGCCGCTGCCGGGTCACGTCACCTTCGTCCCGTACGGCGACGCGGAGGCGCTGGCCGCCGCGGTCACCGACCAGACCGCCGCCGTCCTGCTCGAGCCGATCCAGGGTGAGGCCGGCGTCGTCGTCCCGCCGGACGGCTACCTGGCCCGCGCCCGCGAGATCACCACCGAGCACGGCGCGCTGCTGTGGTTCGACGAGATCCAGACCGGCGCCGGCCGCACGGGCCTCTGGTTCGAGCACCACCGCAGCGGCGTGGTGCCCGACGTCGTCACCCTGGCCAAGGGGCTGGCCGGCGGCTTCCCGATCGGCGCCTGCCTCGCGCTGGGCGCGAGCGCCGACCTCATCCAGCCCGGCAACCACGGCTCCACGTTCGGTGGCAACCCGGTCGCCTGCGCGGCCGCGCTCGCCGTCCTCGCCACGATCGAGGCCGAGGGACTGCTCGAGCGCGCCACGCTGCTCGGCCGCCGGCTGCGCGACGGCCTGGGCGCCGACCCCCGGGTCACCGAGGTGCGCGGCGAGGGCCTGCTGATCGGTCTCGACCTGGCCTCCGACGTCTCCGCCGAGGTGGCCGCGGCCGCCCTCGCGCACGGCTTCATCGTCAACAACCCGACGCCGCGGCGGATCAGGCTCGCCCCGCCGCTCGTCCTCACCGACGACGACGTCACCGCGTTCCTGGCGGCGTGGCCGGCGATCCTCGACGACGCGACGGGGGAGGGCCCGTGA
- the argB gene encoding acetylglutamate kinase, translating to MNTTANDPTRPDPSRPDPAKARTLAGALPWLKRYHGKIVVVKYGGNAMTDDTLKRAFAEDVVFLRLAGFKPVVVHGGGPQISAMLDQLGIESEFRGGLRVTTPEAMDVVRMVLVGKVQRELVGLINEHGPLAVGLSGEDAQLFTATPTNTVVDGEEVDLGLVGEVTHVRPEAVLDIIGAGRIPVVSSVAPDADGVVHNVNADSAAASLALALGAEKLLVLTDVEGLFLDWPSSEDVIGEISPEALAEILPTLASGMVPKMKACLQAVQGGVPRATVVDGREAHAVLLELFTQEGVGTQVLPGVETKTRKARDAGE from the coding sequence ATGAACACCACAGCGAACGACCCGACCCGGCCCGACCCCTCGCGCCCGGACCCCGCCAAGGCCCGCACCCTCGCCGGCGCGCTGCCCTGGCTGAAGCGCTACCACGGCAAGATCGTGGTGGTGAAGTACGGCGGCAACGCCATGACCGACGACACGCTCAAGCGCGCCTTCGCCGAGGACGTCGTGTTCCTGCGGCTGGCCGGCTTCAAGCCCGTCGTCGTCCACGGCGGCGGACCGCAGATCTCGGCGATGCTCGACCAGCTCGGCATCGAGTCGGAGTTCCGCGGCGGCCTGCGGGTCACCACGCCGGAGGCGATGGACGTCGTGCGGATGGTGCTCGTCGGCAAGGTGCAGCGCGAGCTCGTCGGCCTGATCAACGAGCACGGCCCGCTCGCGGTGGGGCTCTCGGGCGAGGACGCCCAGCTCTTCACCGCCACGCCCACCAACACCGTCGTCGACGGCGAGGAGGTCGACCTCGGTCTGGTCGGCGAGGTCACCCACGTGCGCCCCGAGGCGGTGCTCGACATCATCGGCGCCGGCCGGATCCCGGTGGTCTCGAGCGTCGCGCCCGACGCCGACGGCGTGGTCCACAACGTCAACGCCGACTCGGCGGCCGCGTCGCTCGCCCTCGCGCTCGGCGCCGAGAAGCTGCTCGTCCTGACCGACGTCGAGGGGCTGTTCCTCGACTGGCCCAGCTCGGAGGACGTGATCGGCGAGATCAGCCCCGAGGCGCTCGCCGAGATCCTCCCGACGCTGGCCAGCGGCATGGTCCCGAAGATGAAGGCCTGCCTCCAGGCGGTCCAGGGCGGCGTCCCGCGCGCGACCGTGGTCGACGGCCGCGAGGCCCACGCGGTGCTGCTCGAGCTGTTCACCCAGGAGGGCGTCGGCACGCAGGTGCTGCCCGGCGTCGAGACCAAGACCCGGAAGGCGAGGGACGCCGGTGAGTGA
- the argJ gene encoding bifunctional glutamate N-acetyltransferase/amino-acid acetyltransferase ArgJ — protein MSITTPAGFSAAGVAAGLKSTGAKDLALVVNHGPTFDSASVFTANRCKANPVLWSQEVVKDGIVRAVVLNSGGANCYTGPEGFQTTHAVAERVGATVGVGAVDVVVCSTGLIGLANSREDLLAGVDAAHAALSPDGGDDAAHAIMTTDSVSKQAVVEGAGWSIGGMAKGAGMLAPQLATMLVVVTTDAVVPAADLDAALRAATRVSFDRLDSDGCMSTNDTVTVLASGASGITPSLPDFTEALTQLCTDLAMQLLRDAEGADHEIAITTVNAATTDDAVEVGRSVARSNLFKAAVFGKDPNWGRVLASLGTTSAAFDPADLDVAMNGVWVCRSSTPAEDPALVDLAPREVSVTIDLKAGGERATVWTNDLTHAYVHENSAYSS, from the coding sequence ATGAGCATCACCACCCCCGCCGGCTTCTCGGCGGCCGGCGTCGCCGCCGGGCTCAAGTCCACCGGCGCCAAGGACCTCGCCCTCGTCGTCAACCACGGCCCGACCTTCGACTCCGCCAGCGTCTTCACCGCCAACCGCTGCAAGGCGAACCCCGTGCTGTGGAGCCAGGAGGTCGTCAAGGACGGCATCGTGCGCGCGGTCGTCCTCAACTCCGGCGGCGCCAACTGCTACACCGGCCCCGAGGGCTTCCAGACCACCCACGCGGTCGCCGAGCGCGTCGGCGCGACCGTCGGCGTCGGGGCGGTCGACGTCGTCGTCTGCTCGACCGGGCTCATCGGCCTGGCCAACTCCCGCGAGGACCTCCTCGCCGGCGTCGACGCCGCGCACGCCGCGCTCTCGCCCGACGGCGGCGACGACGCCGCCCACGCGATCATGACCACCGACTCGGTCAGCAAGCAGGCCGTCGTCGAGGGCGCCGGCTGGAGCATCGGCGGCATGGCCAAGGGCGCGGGCATGCTCGCGCCGCAGCTCGCAACCATGCTCGTCGTGGTCACCACCGACGCCGTCGTCCCGGCCGCCGACCTCGACGCCGCGCTGCGGGCGGCGACCCGGGTCAGCTTCGACCGGCTCGACTCCGACGGCTGCATGTCGACCAACGACACCGTCACCGTGCTCGCCTCCGGCGCCAGCGGCATCACGCCGTCGCTGCCCGACTTCACCGAGGCCCTCACCCAGCTCTGCACCGACCTGGCGATGCAGCTGCTCCGCGACGCCGAGGGCGCCGACCACGAGATCGCGATCACGACGGTCAACGCCGCCACCACCGACGACGCCGTCGAGGTCGGGCGCAGCGTCGCGCGCAGCAACCTCTTCAAGGCCGCGGTCTTCGGCAAGGACCCCAACTGGGGCCGCGTCCTGGCCTCCCTCGGGACGACGTCCGCGGCCTTCGACCCCGCCGACCTCGACGTCGCCATGAACGGCGTCTGGGTCTGCCGGAGCTCGACGCCGGCCGAGGACCCCGCCCTCGTCGACCTCGCCCCTCGCGAGGTCAGCGTGACGATCGACCTCAAGGCCGGCGGCGAGCGCGCCACCGTCTGGACCAACGACCTCACCCACGCCTACGTCCACGAGAACAGCGCCTACTCCTCATGA
- a CDS encoding ACT domain-containing protein, with protein sequence MSTDNPTDTPNDTPTDSTGDGTGGGLLTIEQFPEKIAVLKLAAGADIPEWAESSSIFSITATAAATTVVCAGRSVPKKVPGVRGLIGFQAAGAAGAADTAGLLVGLLEPLAEESIAVQVLTAYDHVWVLVSADAAERAGEAWRRRGHTVALATPA encoded by the coding sequence ATGAGCACCGACAACCCGACCGACACCCCGAACGACACCCCGACCGACAGCACCGGCGACGGCACCGGGGGAGGCCTGCTCACCATCGAGCAGTTCCCCGAGAAGATCGCCGTCCTCAAGCTCGCCGCGGGCGCCGACATCCCCGAGTGGGCCGAGTCGTCCTCGATCTTCTCGATCACCGCGACCGCGGCCGCGACCACGGTCGTCTGCGCCGGGCGCAGCGTGCCGAAGAAGGTGCCGGGCGTGCGCGGCCTGATCGGCTTCCAGGCCGCGGGCGCGGCCGGCGCCGCCGACACCGCGGGCCTGCTGGTCGGGCTGCTCGAGCCGCTGGCCGAGGAGTCGATCGCGGTCCAGGTGCTCACCGCCTACGACCACGTGTGGGTGCTGGTCTCCGCCGACGCCGCCGAGCGGGCCGGCGAGGCGTGGCGACGACGAGGGCACACCGTCGCCCTCGCCACGCCCGCCTGA
- the argC gene encoding N-acetyl-gamma-glutamyl-phosphate reductase yields MTTKSRVAVAGASGYAGGEVLRLLLAHPAVEIGALTAGSNAGETLGPLQPHLVPLADRVLEPTTIEVLAGHDVVFLALPHGQSAVIAEALDDDVVVIDCGADFRLEDPAAWERFYGGPHAGTWAYGLPELPGRREALRGARRIAVPGCYPTVSSLTLAPALAAGLVEPDLVVVAASGTSGAGKAAKTHLLGSEVMGNASAYGVGGVHRHTPEITQNLQPLAGDGVVRVSFTPLLVPMSRGILATCSAPLAASATTTADDAHAAYVEAYADEPFVHVLPPGSWPQTQSVLGSNAVHLQVTVDEAAGRLVAVGAVDNLAKGTGGAAVQCLNLALGLEETLGLTTVGLAP; encoded by the coding sequence ATGACGACGAAGTCGCGCGTAGCTGTCGCGGGCGCCAGCGGGTACGCCGGGGGCGAGGTCCTGCGGCTCCTGCTGGCCCACCCCGCGGTCGAGATCGGCGCCCTGACGGCCGGCTCGAACGCCGGCGAGACCCTCGGCCCGCTCCAGCCGCACCTGGTGCCCCTGGCCGACCGGGTGCTGGAGCCGACCACGATCGAGGTCCTCGCCGGCCACGACGTCGTCTTTCTGGCCCTGCCGCACGGGCAGTCCGCGGTGATCGCCGAGGCGCTCGACGACGACGTCGTGGTCATCGACTGCGGCGCCGACTTCCGGCTCGAGGACCCCGCCGCGTGGGAGAGGTTCTACGGCGGCCCGCACGCCGGCACCTGGGCCTACGGGCTCCCCGAGCTCCCCGGCCGGCGCGAGGCGCTGCGCGGCGCGCGGCGGATCGCCGTCCCCGGCTGCTACCCGACCGTGTCGTCGCTGACCCTGGCCCCGGCGCTCGCCGCGGGCCTGGTCGAGCCCGACCTCGTGGTCGTCGCCGCCTCGGGCACCAGCGGCGCCGGCAAGGCCGCCAAGACCCACCTGCTCGGCAGCGAGGTGATGGGCAACGCCAGCGCCTACGGCGTCGGCGGGGTGCACCGCCACACGCCCGAGATCACCCAGAACCTCCAGCCCCTCGCCGGCGACGGCGTCGTCCGGGTCAGCTTCACGCCGCTGCTCGTGCCGATGTCGCGCGGGATCCTGGCCACCTGCTCGGCCCCGCTCGCCGCGAGCGCCACCACCACCGCCGACGACGCGCACGCCGCCTACGTCGAGGCCTACGCCGACGAGCCGTTCGTGCACGTCCTGCCGCCCGGGTCGTGGCCCCAGACGCAGTCGGTGCTCGGGTCCAACGCCGTGCACCTCCAGGTCACCGTCGACGAGGCCGCCGGCCGGCTGGTGGCCGTCGGCGCCGTCGACAACCTCGCCAAGGGCACCGGCGGCGCCGCCGTGCAGTGCCTCAACCTCGCCCTGGGTCTCGAGGAGACCCTCGGCCTGACGACAGTAGGACTCGCGCCATGA
- a CDS encoding maleylpyruvate isomerase family mycothiol-dependent enzyme, whose amino-acid sequence MTRLTFPAYLDHIRSESARLEAVLAACDPEARVPACPDWSADDLLWHHSEVQWFWSEVVRRRPGGPPDDELRRGRADTHAGLVEQHAESSASLVDALSRADPAEAAWTWAPEQTVGFTYRRQAHESLIHRLDAEQAAGVASPLDPALAADGVAELLEVMYGGEAPGWGRIEPGVQHVRLDLTDTGHALWTQPCTFLGTHPESGKVYDGPHVLLVADPGTEPDAVVSGTAADLDAWLWKRRERDAVTVEGDPAAFAALLAAVGPPLD is encoded by the coding sequence ATGACCCGTCTCACCTTCCCGGCCTACCTCGACCATATCCGCTCGGAGTCCGCGCGGCTCGAGGCCGTGCTCGCCGCCTGCGACCCGGAGGCCCGGGTGCCGGCCTGCCCCGACTGGAGCGCCGACGACCTGCTGTGGCACCACTCCGAGGTGCAGTGGTTCTGGAGCGAGGTCGTCCGGCGACGCCCGGGCGGTCCGCCCGACGACGAGCTCCGGCGCGGCCGCGCCGACACGCACGCCGGGCTGGTGGAGCAGCACGCCGAGAGCTCGGCCTCGCTGGTCGACGCGCTGTCGCGGGCCGATCCCGCCGAGGCCGCCTGGACCTGGGCCCCCGAGCAGACCGTGGGCTTCACCTACCGCCGCCAGGCCCACGAGTCGCTGATCCACCGCCTCGACGCCGAGCAGGCCGCCGGCGTCGCGTCTCCGCTCGACCCGGCGCTGGCCGCCGACGGCGTCGCCGAGCTGCTGGAGGTGATGTACGGCGGCGAGGCGCCCGGGTGGGGGCGGATCGAGCCCGGCGTCCAGCACGTGCGCCTCGACCTCACCGACACCGGCCACGCCCTCTGGACCCAGCCGTGCACCTTCCTCGGCACCCACCCCGAGTCCGGGAAGGTCTACGACGGGCCGCACGTGCTGCTCGTCGCCGACCCCGGCACCGAGCCGGACGCCGTCGTCTCCGGCACCGCGGCCGACCTCGACGCGTGGCTGTGGAAGCGGCGCGAGCGCGACGCGGTCACGGTCGAGGGCGACCCCGCGGCGTTCGCCGCCCTGCTCGCCGCGGTCGGCCCGCCGCTGGACTGA
- a CDS encoding aldehyde dehydrogenase family protein encodes MPDLFIGGRWRAASGGGTREVRCPADGSLVGTVDEASTPDTLAAIGAAREAFDQGPWPGLPIAERAAVLTRVADLLERDRAAIARAESLDTGKRLVESGYDVDDVVSVFRHYATVVSDEPRTVDTGRPDVRSVVVHEPVGVCGLITPWNYPLLQTSWKVAPALVAGCTFVLKPSELTPHTAIHLVRILEEAGVPPGVANLVLGAGPAAGAPLAEDPRVDLLSFTGGLGTGKQLMAAASGTVKKVALELGGKNPNIVFADADLEAALDLALTAVFLHSGQVCSAGARLLVQEDLHDRFVDELVARAGRIRLGGPFDEQAETGPLTSAAHRDKVEAHVAAGIAEGAVLRCGGRRPDDPALADGFYYLPTVLDGCTSSMSVTSEESFGPVLTVETFVDEDEAVALANDSIFGLAGAVWTADEALAQRVAARLRVGTVWVNDYHPYVAQAEWGGYKQSGIGRELGAAGLDEYRETKHVWTNTAPAPQHWFRPAPERP; translated from the coding sequence GTGCCCGACCTGTTCATCGGCGGCCGGTGGCGTGCCGCCTCCGGGGGAGGGACGCGGGAGGTCCGCTGCCCGGCCGACGGGTCCCTGGTCGGCACCGTCGACGAGGCCTCGACGCCCGACACCCTCGCCGCGATCGGCGCCGCCCGCGAGGCCTTCGACCAGGGCCCGTGGCCGGGCCTGCCCATCGCGGAGCGGGCGGCGGTGCTCACCCGCGTCGCCGACCTGCTCGAGCGCGACCGGGCGGCGATCGCGCGCGCCGAGTCCCTCGACACCGGCAAGCGCCTGGTCGAGAGCGGGTACGACGTCGACGACGTGGTCTCGGTGTTCCGGCACTACGCCACGGTCGTCAGCGACGAGCCACGCACCGTCGACACCGGTCGCCCCGACGTCCGCTCCGTCGTGGTGCACGAGCCGGTCGGCGTCTGCGGGCTGATCACGCCGTGGAACTACCCGCTGCTCCAGACGTCGTGGAAGGTCGCGCCGGCCCTGGTCGCCGGGTGCACGTTCGTCCTCAAGCCGAGCGAGCTCACCCCGCACACCGCGATCCACCTCGTGCGGATCCTCGAGGAGGCCGGCGTCCCGCCGGGCGTGGCCAACCTCGTGCTCGGGGCCGGCCCGGCCGCCGGCGCCCCGCTCGCGGAGGATCCCCGCGTCGACCTGCTGTCGTTCACCGGTGGGCTCGGCACGGGCAAGCAGCTGATGGCCGCGGCGTCCGGCACGGTGAAGAAGGTGGCGCTCGAGCTCGGTGGCAAGAACCCCAACATCGTCTTCGCGGACGCCGACCTCGAGGCCGCCCTCGACCTCGCCCTCACCGCGGTGTTCCTGCACTCCGGCCAGGTCTGCTCGGCCGGGGCCCGACTCCTGGTCCAGGAGGACCTGCACGACCGCTTCGTCGACGAGCTCGTCGCCCGCGCCGGGCGGATCCGGCTCGGGGGACCCTTCGACGAGCAGGCCGAGACCGGCCCGCTCACGAGCGCGGCGCACCGCGACAAGGTCGAGGCCCACGTCGCGGCCGGCATCGCCGAGGGCGCGGTGCTGCGCTGTGGCGGACGACGTCCGGACGACCCGGCGCTGGCCGACGGGTTCTACTACCTGCCGACCGTCCTGGACGGGTGCACCTCGTCGATGTCGGTGACGTCGGAGGAGTCGTTCGGGCCGGTGCTCACCGTGGAGACCTTCGTCGACGAGGACGAGGCGGTGGCCCTGGCCAACGACTCCATCTTCGGCCTGGCCGGGGCCGTGTGGACCGCCGACGAGGCGCTGGCGCAGCGGGTGGCGGCGCGGCTGCGGGTGGGGACGGTGTGGGTCAACGACTACCACCCCTACGTCGCGCAGGCCGAGTGGGGCGGCTACAAGCAGTCCGGCATCGGGCGCGAGCTCGGCGCGGCCGGCCTCGACGAGTACCGCGAGACCAAGCACGTCTGGACCAACACCGCGCCGGCCCCGCAGCACTGGTTCCGCCCGGCCCCCGAGCGCCCCTGA